From a single Mangifera indica cultivar Alphonso chromosome 19, CATAS_Mindica_2.1, whole genome shotgun sequence genomic region:
- the LOC123203094 gene encoding protein JINGUBANG-like, which translates to MSSLGGGMLHSGQNLSSTSQNDDGFHVRSSSASMFTSSFSDASRMSCEGSPLTMSPWNQTTPFQYSPWTQSDDSLPQDGLIGSLVREEGHIYSLAATKDLLYTGSDSKNIRVWKNLKEFCGFKASSGLVKAIVISGGKIFTGHQDGKIRVWKVSPKNQSVHKRLGTLPTLKDIFKSSLKPSNYVEVRRRRSSLWIKHSDTVSCMSLDEGSGLLYTASWDRTFKVWRLSDSKCLESVIAHEDAVNSVVSSWEDTVFTGSADGTVKVWKRDQNGKGTKHTLFRTLLQQECAVTALAVNTSNSTVYCGSSDGLLNFWEHDSQLSHGGVLKGHKLAVLCLMAAGNLVFSGSADKTICVWRRDGTTHICLSVLTGHTGPVKCLAAEEDRDSFNRGKRWIVYSGSLDKSVKVWGVSEMGPDMAKVQTQ; encoded by the coding sequence ATGTCAAGTTTGGGCGGCGGCATGTTGCATTCTGGTCAAAATCTTTCTTCAACTTCACAGAATGATGATGGTTTTCATGTCCGTTCTAGCAGTGCTTCAATGTTTACTTCATCCTTTTCTGACGCCTCTCGGATGAGCTGTGAGGGTTCACCCTTGACCATGTCGCCATGGAACCAAACTACACCCTTTCAATATTCTCCATGGACCCAGTCTGATGACAGCCTTCCGCAAGACGGCCTCATCGGCTCCCTTGTACGTGAAGAGGGTCATATTTATTCCTTAGCTGCAACCAAGGACCTGTTGTACACTGGTTCTGATAGCAAGAACATTCGGGTTTGGAAGAATTTGAAAGAGTTTTGTGGGTTCAAAGCAAGTAGTGGTCTTGTTAAGGCCATAGTTATCTCCGGTGGGAAGATTTTTACTGGTCATCAAGATGGTAAGATTCGTGTATGGAAAGTCTCTCCGAAGAACCAAAGTGTCCACAAGCGATTGGGTACTTTACCAACCTTGAAGGACATATTCAAGAGCTCCCTCAAACCAAGTAATTACGTTGAAGTGAGACGTCGTCGTTCATCCCTCTGGATCAAACACTCAGATACGGTGTCGTGTATGAGCTTGGATGAAGGCAGTGGCCTTTTGTACACAGCCTCATGGGACAGAACTTTCAAAGTTTGGAGACTTTCAGATTCAAAATGCCTAGAATCCGTCATTGCTCATGAGGACGCTGTAAACTCTGTGGTATCGAGCTGGGAAGACACCGTCTTCACCGGTTCAGCTGACGGCACCGTTAAAGTATGGAAAAGGGACCAAAATGGTAAAGGAACAAAGCACACCCTTTTCCGTACATTGCTACAACAAGAATGTGCGGTGACAGCTCTGGCAGTGAACACCTCAAATTCCACCGTGTATTGCGGCTCCAGTGATGGTCTACTCAACTTTTGGGAACATGACAGCCAGTTATCTCATGGCGGGGTCCTTAAAGGCCACAAACTTGCGGTTCTATGTCTGATGGCTGCTGGGAACTTGGTGTTCAGCGGATCAGCGGATAAGACCATATGCGTGTGGAGAAGAGATGGGACGACTCACATTTGTCTCTCAGTGCTGACGGGCCACACTGGACCAGTCAAATGCTTGGCAGCTGAGGAGGATCGTGATTCATTCAATCGAGGTAAACGTTGGATTGTCTACAGTGGGAGTCTTGATAAATCGGTTAAGGTTTGGGGGGTGTCTGAGATGGGTCCTGATATGGCTAAGGTGCAGACGCAGTAG
- the LOC123203524 gene encoding uncharacterized protein LOC123203524 isoform X2 yields the protein MEVHPICLGIPIPQVKSSSNRLLAHRTVSPAHVVSKGHILPRLKYKTGGSLLWRLQRGAIVCASSSDTEAKLDISKRDNSGVAFVSYNGVEPFRGKSGSVSFCGLTHQLVEEGKLMSAPFQEDKGSFLWILAPVALILSLILPQFLIGDTIENFLENEILIEFVASLTSESTFYIGLATFLLVTDHVQRPYLQFSPKRWGLITGLRGYLSFAFFTAGFKVVAPLFAVYVTWPVLGLPALVAVFPFLFGCAVQLAFETYLDKRRSSCWPLIPIIFELYRLYQLSKANHFIGRLMLPMKDAPRSPEWLERSGAMFGMVVTFQVLGVLCLWSLLTFLLRLFPSRAVAGHH from the exons ATGGAAGTGCACCCAATTTGTCTTGGAATTCCTATCCCACAAGTCAAGTCTTCAAGTAATCGTCTACTCGCTCATCGAACT GTCTCTCCGGCCCACGTCGTTTCGAAAG GGCATATTTTGCCTCGTTTAAAGTACAAAACTGGAGGTTCTTTGTTATGGCGATTGCAAAGAGGAGCTATTGTATGTGCCTCTAGTTCTGATACTGAGGCAAAGTTGGACATTTCTAAGAGAGACAATTCTGGTGTAGCCTTTGTCAGTTATAATGGGGTGGAGCCATTTCGTGGGAAATCAGGTTCTGTTTCGTTTTGTGGCTTAACTCACCAGCTAGTGGAAGAAGGGAAGTTGATGTCAGCTCCTTTCCAAGAAGACAAGGGTTCTTTCCTCTGGATTTTGGCTCCTGTTGCTCTCATACTGTCATTGATCCTTCCTCAGTTTTTAATTGGCGATACCATAGAAAATTTCTTGGAGAACGAGATTCTCATAG AATTTGTGGCTTCACTAACTTCTGAGTCTACGTTTTATATCGGTCTTGCAACATTTTTGCTTGTGACTGATCATGTTCAGAGGCCATATTTGCAATTCAGTCCAAAGAGGTGGGGACTTATCACAGGCCTTAGAGGATACTTGTCATTTGCTTTCTTCACAGCAGGCTTTAAGGTTGTCGCTCCTCTCTTTGCTGTCTATGTAACTTGGCCAGTGCTTGGCCTGCCAGCCTTGGTTGCAGTGTTTCCTTTTCTATTTGGCTGTGCAGTTCAACTTGCATTTGAGACATATCTTGACAAGCGACGGTCATCTTGTTGGCCACTGATTCCGATTATTTTTGAG TTATATAGACTATATCAGTTGAGCAAAGCTAATCATTTTATTGGGAGGTTGATGCTGCCGATGAAAGATGCTCCAAGATCACCAGAATGGCTGGAGAGAAGTGGTGCAATGTTTGGCATGGTGGTAACTTTCCAAGTCCTTGGTGTGCTTTGCCTGTGGTCTTTGTTGACATTCCTTCTAAGGCTCTTTCCTTCAAGGGCCGTGGCTGGCCACCACTGA
- the LOC123203524 gene encoding uncharacterized protein LOC123203524 isoform X1, protein MEVHPICLGIPIPQVKSSSNRLLAHRTVSPAHVVSKGPNVRFGNTFRWHILPRLKYKTGGSLLWRLQRGAIVCASSSDTEAKLDISKRDNSGVAFVSYNGVEPFRGKSGSVSFCGLTHQLVEEGKLMSAPFQEDKGSFLWILAPVALILSLILPQFLIGDTIENFLENEILIEFVASLTSESTFYIGLATFLLVTDHVQRPYLQFSPKRWGLITGLRGYLSFAFFTAGFKVVAPLFAVYVTWPVLGLPALVAVFPFLFGCAVQLAFETYLDKRRSSCWPLIPIIFELYRLYQLSKANHFIGRLMLPMKDAPRSPEWLERSGAMFGMVVTFQVLGVLCLWSLLTFLLRLFPSRAVAGHH, encoded by the exons ATGGAAGTGCACCCAATTTGTCTTGGAATTCCTATCCCACAAGTCAAGTCTTCAAGTAATCGTCTACTCGCTCATCGAACT GTCTCTCCGGCCCACGTCGTTTCGAAAGGTCCGAATGTTCGTTTTGGGAATACGTTTAGAT GGCATATTTTGCCTCGTTTAAAGTACAAAACTGGAGGTTCTTTGTTATGGCGATTGCAAAGAGGAGCTATTGTATGTGCCTCTAGTTCTGATACTGAGGCAAAGTTGGACATTTCTAAGAGAGACAATTCTGGTGTAGCCTTTGTCAGTTATAATGGGGTGGAGCCATTTCGTGGGAAATCAGGTTCTGTTTCGTTTTGTGGCTTAACTCACCAGCTAGTGGAAGAAGGGAAGTTGATGTCAGCTCCTTTCCAAGAAGACAAGGGTTCTTTCCTCTGGATTTTGGCTCCTGTTGCTCTCATACTGTCATTGATCCTTCCTCAGTTTTTAATTGGCGATACCATAGAAAATTTCTTGGAGAACGAGATTCTCATAG AATTTGTGGCTTCACTAACTTCTGAGTCTACGTTTTATATCGGTCTTGCAACATTTTTGCTTGTGACTGATCATGTTCAGAGGCCATATTTGCAATTCAGTCCAAAGAGGTGGGGACTTATCACAGGCCTTAGAGGATACTTGTCATTTGCTTTCTTCACAGCAGGCTTTAAGGTTGTCGCTCCTCTCTTTGCTGTCTATGTAACTTGGCCAGTGCTTGGCCTGCCAGCCTTGGTTGCAGTGTTTCCTTTTCTATTTGGCTGTGCAGTTCAACTTGCATTTGAGACATATCTTGACAAGCGACGGTCATCTTGTTGGCCACTGATTCCGATTATTTTTGAG TTATATAGACTATATCAGTTGAGCAAAGCTAATCATTTTATTGGGAGGTTGATGCTGCCGATGAAAGATGCTCCAAGATCACCAGAATGGCTGGAGAGAAGTGGTGCAATGTTTGGCATGGTGGTAACTTTCCAAGTCCTTGGTGTGCTTTGCCTGTGGTCTTTGTTGACATTCCTTCTAAGGCTCTTTCCTTCAAGGGCCGTGGCTGGCCACCACTGA
- the LOC123202762 gene encoding cytochrome P450 CYP82D47-like: MDFFLSSQTGSITEIFCFSVFLYCLLWLSINFVRTASKKKGAPEAGGAWPVLGHLHLLGGPRPPQRVLADMADKYGLIFTVKMGVYRALVVSNWETAKECLTTHDKAFASRPKTMALELLTYNSSMFGFSPYGPYWRQVRKIVTVELLSTHQLEKLRNVRESEVKNSLKELYDLYVEKKVLVDMKRWFGDTALNVILRNVVGKRCSLREDKESNKWKEELANFFALTGKFVVSDALPFLKWLDIGGDKKPMKKTAKKLDVIVQEWLEEHKRKKKGDQEDFMDVMMSILEDPDLFPGRDADTVNKATCLSLVLAAGDTTAVTLTWALSLLLNNPDVLNKARDELDFHIGKERQVKESDLKNLPYLQAILKETMRLYPAGPLSVPHESMEDCTVLDYHVPVGTRLFFNLWKIHRDPRVWPDPDTFQPERFLTTHKEFDVRGQNFEYMPFGSGRRMCPGVSFSLPVLQLTLASLLHGFEFATPFDEAVDMAEGIGMTFVKIAPLELLLTSRLSPSLYV, encoded by the exons ATGGACTTTTTTCTCTCATCCCAAACAGGTTCTATCACGgaaattttctgtttttcgGTCTTTCTATACTGTTTGCTGTGgttatcaataaattttgtaaGAACAGCAAGCAAGAAGAAAGGAGCACCAGAGGCTGGTGGAGCTTGGCCCGTGCTTGGTCATCTACATCTCCTAGGAGGGCCACGACCGCCTCAAAGAGTCCTCGCCGACATGGCTGATAAATATGGACTAATCTTCACTGTCAAGATGGGCGTTTATCGAGCTTTAGTGGTGAGTAATTGGGAGACTGCTAAAGAATGTCTCACTACCCACGATAAGGCCTTTGCCAGTCGTCCAAAAACCATGGCCCTGGAGCTGTTAACTTACAATTCTTCCATGTTTGGCTTCAGCCCATATGGCCCCTATTGGCGCCAGGTTCGCAAGATTGTCACAGTGGAGCTTCTCTCAACCCACCAGCTTGAGAAACTCAGAAACGTACGAGAATCTGAGgtgaaaaattctttgaaagagTTATATGACCTCTATGTTGAGAAGAAGGTGTTGGTGGATATGAAAAGATGGTTTGGAGATACAGCCCTTAACGTGATTTTGAGAAATGTTGTGGGAAAGCGATGCAGTTTGCGAGAGGATAAAGAGAGCAATAAATGGAAAGAGGAATTAGCCAATTTTTTTGCGTTGACTGGGAAGTTTGTGGTGTCAGATGCGTTGCCATTTCTGAAGTGGCTGGATATAGGAGGAGACAAGAAGCCAATGAAGAAGACGGCAAAAAAATTAGACGTTATTGTTCAAGAATGGCTGGAAGAGcacaagaggaagaagaaaggagatCAAGAAGATTTCATGGATGTGATGATGTCCATTCTGGAAGATCCAGATTTGTTTCCAGGTCGTGATGCTGATACTGTCAACAAAGCTACCTGCCTG TCCCTCGTATTGGCGGCCGGAGACACCACAGCAGTTACGTTAACATGGGCGCTCTCTTTACTTCTCAACAACCCCGACGTCCTAAACAAAGCCCGCGATGAATTAGACTTTCACATTGGCAAAGAAAGACAAGTGAAGGAGTCAGACCTAAAAAATTTACCTTACCTCCAGGCCATCCTGAAGGAAACCATGCGTCTATACCCAGCTGGCCCACTCTCAGTTCCACATGAATCCATGGAAGATTGCACCGTTCTTGATTACCATGTGCCAGTAGGCACACGGCTCTTTTTCAATCTTTGGAAGATTCATCGCGATCCTCGTGTTTGGCCGGACCCAGATACGTTTCAGCCGGAAAGATTTCTTACGACCCACAAGGAATTCGATGTGAGGGGTCAGAATTTTGAATACATGCCGTTCGGCAGCGGCAGAAGAATGTGTCCTGGAGTGTCGTTTTCCCTTCCGGTTCTGCAACTTACACTTGCTTCTTTGCTGCATGGGTTCGAATTTGCAACGCCGTTTGATGAAGCTGTTGACATGGCTGAGGGGATCGGAATGACTTTTGTTAAAATCGCTCCTCTTGAACTTCTTCTCACCTCACGGCTTTCTCCttctttatatgtttaa
- the LOC123202923 gene encoding uncharacterized protein LOC123202923 has product MVNNNGKGYVEPENEADLPQNEKDALAKIKKKDQQALTLIHQCLDDSMFVKVADATTSKEAWEILQSSFQGVDKVKKVRLQSLRGDFEALRMKDSKSISDYCSKVKTIVSQMKRYGDQIEDVLVVEKILRSLTPKFDYVVCVIEESKDLDFLSLEQLEGSLQAHEDKIKRREDEPLKQALKVKVSLKDDNGDTNHKGRGRGRGRGLGYGRERRGGGDYDNFTNDERSHQSYRGRGRARGRGRGNNSRPNEKMYDKSKVKCYNCHNFGHYSWECYFPTTNVKEQVNVVDDKQEVEEPALLLTLKDDKGKEENSWFLYNGASNHMCGDKGKFVTLDDKVQDNVSFRDSSRIQICEKCTILIFSRNGHHMLITDVYYVPKLKTNILSLGQLIEKGYEIHMKDCCLWPKDQNDKLIAKVFMSKNRMFMLNLYTIDAKCLKVDIREEVW; this is encoded by the exons ATGGTAAATAACAATGGA AAAGGTTATGTAGAACCTGAAAATGAAGCTGATCTACCACAGAATGAGAAGGATGCTTTGgcaaagataaagaagaaggaTCAACAAGCACTCACCCTCATCCATCAATGTTTGGATGATTCAATGTTCGTGAAGGTGGCCGATGCAACTACCTCAAAAGAAGCATGGGAGATTTTGCAAAGTTCATTTCAAGGAGTTGACAAAGTGAAAAAAGTGCGACTCCAATCATTACGAGGTGATTTTGAAGCTTTGCGTATGAAGGACTCTAAGTCAATTTCGGATTATTGTTCAAAGGTAAAGACCATCGTAAGTCAAATGAAAAGGTATGGTGATCagattgaagatgttcttgtggTGGAAAAAATTCTTCGTTCCTTGACTCCAAAGTTTGATTATGTGGTTTGTGTTATTGAAGAATCTAAAGATTTAGACTTCTTATCACTTGAACAATTAGAAGGCTCTTTACAGGCCCATGAAGACAAGATTAAAAGGAGGGAAGATGAACCACTAAAGCAAGCTCTAAAAgtaaaagtttctttgaaagatgataatGGTGACACTAACCACAaaggacgaggacgaggacgaggcCGTGGTCTAGGTTATGGTAGAGAAAGACGAGGTGGAGGTGATTATGACAACTTTACCAATGATGAAAGGAGTCATCAATCATATAGAGGTCGAGGAAGAGCAAGAGGCAGAGGAAGAGGTAATAATTCTAGACCAAATGAGAAGATGTATGATAAGTCTAAAGTTAAGTGTTATAATTGTCATAATTTTGGTCATTATTCTTGGGAATGTTATTTTCCAACAACTAATGTTAAAGAACAAGTGAATGTTGTTGATGACAAACAAGAAGTTGAAGAGCCCGCTTTGTTGCTAACACTCAAAGATgacaaaggaaaagaagaaaactcgTGGTTTTTATATAATGGAGCAAGCAATCACATGTGTGGGGACAAAGGAAAATTTGTGACACTTGATGATAAAGTGCAAGACAATGTTTCCTTTAGAGATTCTTCACGAATTCAGATATGTGAAAAATgtactattttaattttctcaagAAATGGACATCATATGCTTATTACTGACGTATATTATGTGCCTAAattaaaaaccaatattttgAGTTTGGGACAACTTATTGAAAAAGGGTATGAAATTCACATGAAAGATTGTTGCCTTTGGCCCAAAGATCAAAATGATAAGTTGATTGCTAAGGTGTTTATGTCCAAAAATAGAATGTTTATGTTGAATCTCTATACAATAGACGCTAAATGCTTGAAGGTAGATATAAGAGAAGAAGTATGGTGA
- the LOC123203093 gene encoding allene oxide synthase 1, chloroplastic-like, translating into MEMASTSLSFPSLQPHFHTPQHKSSSSKTYTRRLAVRPITASVSEKPSVQAPPTTVSPSQLPIRKIPGNYGLPFIGPIKDRLDYFYNLGKEEFFKSKMQKYQSTVFRTNMPPGPFISSDPNVVALLDGKSFPTLFDVTKVEKRDLFTGTFMPSTELTGGYRVLSYLDPSEPKHGKLKQLLFFQLKSSRDRVIPEFHSAYTDLFEALEKNLATTAKANFSEANDQAAFNFLARSLYGVNPADTKLGKDGPSIIPIWVLLQLSPILTLGLPKLVEELSIHTFRLPPFLVKKNYQRLYDFFYESSGPILDEAERLGISRDEACHNLLFATCFNSFGGMKIFFPNMLKWIGRAGVKLHTQLAEEIRAAVRSNGGKVTMAAIEQMPLMKSVVYEACRIEPPVPFQYGKAKKDMTVSSHDASFEVKKGELLFGYQPFATKDPKIFERAEEFVADRFVGEGEKLLKHVLWSNGPETEKPTVGNKQCAGKDFVMLISRLLVVELFLRYDSFAMEVGTSALGSSVTLTSLKRASF; encoded by the coding sequence ATGGAAATGGCATccacttctctttcttttccttctctgCAACCCCACTTCCATACTCCACAACATaaatcttcatcatcaaaaacatataCCCGTCGACTTGCTGTACGTCCGATCACCGCCTCAGTTTCCGAGAAACCATCTGTACAAGCTCCACCAACCACGGTTTCACCATCCCAACTTCCGATCCGTAAAATTCCAGGAAACTATGGTCTTCCTTTTATCGGTCCAATCAAAGACCGTCTTGACTATTTCTACAACCTCGGTAAAGAAGAGTTTTTCAAGTCAAAAATGCAGAAGTACCAGTCAACTGTGTTTCGAACCAACATGCCACCGGGCCCTTTCATCTCTTCTGATCCAAACGTCGTCGCCTTGCTCGACGGTAAGAGCTTTCCCACTCTTTTTGACGTGACGAAAGTTGAAAAGAGAGATCTTTTCACTGGTACTTTCATGCCCTCTACTGAACTCACCGGTGGTTACCGTGTTTTGTCATATCTTGACCCGTCGGAACCGAAACACGGGAAACTCAAACAACTATTGTTCTTTCAACTTAAGTCTAGCCGAGACAGGGTTATCCCTGAGTTTCACTCTGCCTACACTGACTTGTTTGAAGctcttgaaaaaaatttagctACCACAGCCAAAGCTAATTTCTCTGAAGCCAATGACCAAGCCGCCTTTAACTTCTTGGCACGATCGCTTTACGGTGTTAACCCGGCTGATACTAAACTCGGCAAAGATGGACCTTCTATTATTCCTATATGGGTTCTCCTTCAACTCAGTCCAATACTCACTCTTGGCTTACCAAAGCTTGTAGAGGAATTATCCATCCACACATTTCGTCTTCCTCCATTTctggttaaaaaaaattaccagaGGCTGTACGATTTCTTCTACGAGTCATCGGGTCCCATTCTCGATGAAGCAGAAAGGCTGGGCATCTCCAGAGACGAAGCATGCCACAACCTGTTATTTGCCACATGCTTTAATTCCTTTGGAGGAATGAAGATTTTCTTCCCCAACATGTTAAAATGGATCGGTCGAGCTGGGGTCAAACTCCACACTCAGTTGGCAGAAGAGATCAGGGCGGCGGTCAGATCCAACGGTGGAAAAGTCACGATGGCTGCAATAGAACAGATGCCGTTGATGAAATCCGTCGTCTACGAGGCATGCCGCATCGAGCCTCCGGTACCGTTTCAGTACGGAAAAGCCAAAAAAGACATGACCGTTTCAAGCCACGACGCATCGTTTGAAGTGAAAAAAGGAGAACTGCTGTTCGGATACCAACCGTTCGCAACAAAAGATCCCAAAATATTCGAGAGAGCAGAGGAGTTCGTGGCGGATAGGTTCGTCGGCGAAGGCGAGAAGTTGCTTAAGCACGTGCTGTGGTCAAACGGACCAGAGACGGAGAAACCGACTGTAGGAAATAAACAGTGCGCCGGAAAAGATTTCGTGATGCTGATTTCCAGGCTTTTGGTGGTGGAATTGTTCCTCCGATACGATTCGTTTGCGATGGAAGTAGGAACATCAGCACTGGGGTCTTCTGTTACGTTAACCTCGCTGAAGAGAGCGAGCTTCTGA
- the LOC123203092 gene encoding wall-associated receptor kinase-like 14, producing the protein MTLKLPLLLFVGILNVFSILSVDASATCDRSCGSNLVPFPFGFSNGCHIRLNCSSKGDVFIGEFPVQTIDTDNIKLIIQPTCIRSIQTLHELFSHNYAPTSRNAILLSDCNSTVTTCKIPSLIDVQTQFQSFKCVSNDSSNISCYSEEKDYGFLDYDNLTRPQCKYLLSSISSAPSVSGVSLDIQVVQLGWWLEGSCHCSKDANCTPVLSPGGRPGFRCHCKQGFRGDGYLAGIGCHKDCNTSKYISGQCGGKIRTAILIGGSLAGASLIISLGLVCCFIRRQSNSNTRNRTKRCLSQAKGISIPIYPYKEIERATNGFSEKQRLGTGAYGTVYRGKLHDNDLWVAIKRIKQRDTDGIEQLVNEIKLLSSVSHPNLVRLLGCSIEHGEQILVYEFMPNGTLCQHLQRERGDGLAWSIRLNIATETAQAIAHLHSAINPPIYHRDIKSSNILLDYNFKSKVADFGLSRLGKTETSQSHISTAPQGTPGYLDPQYHQNFQLSDKSDVYSFGVVLVEIITAMKVVDFSRPQNEVNLAGFASDRIGKGRLDEIIDPFLEPHRDAWTFSSVNKVAELAFRCLAFHRDMRPSMMEVAAELEQIRTTRWASSEEINCSTSLEPSPCSSFSNISQRPLSEQSSPSSNSLLSNVVIQ; encoded by the exons ATGACTCTGAAACTACCTCTTCTCCTCTTTGTGGGAATCTTGAATGTATTTTCAATACTCAGTGTTGATGCATCTGCAACATGTGACAGATCATGCGGCAGCAACCTCGTCCCCTTCCCATTTGGATTCTCTAATGGCTGCCATATTCGCCTGAATTGCAGCTCAAAAGGTGATGTTTTCATAGGCGAATTTCCAGTTCAAACCATAGACACTGATAATATAAAGCTCATCATCCAACCCACATGCATCCGTTCAATCCAGACCCTTCACGAGCTCTTCTCCCACAACTACGCCCCAACATCAAGAAACGCCATACTTTTAAGCGACTGCAATTCCACTGTCACTACATGTAAAATACCTTCACTGATTGACGTGCAGACTCAGTTTCAGTCATTTAAATGCGTCTCAAATGATAGCAGCAATATCAGCTGCTATTCGGAGGAAAAAGATTATGGGTTTCTTGATTATGATAATCTCACCAGGCCGCAGTGCAAGTATCTTTTGTCGTCTATATCATCAGCGCCGTCCGTTTCAGGAGTTTCATTAGATATTCAGGTCGTCCAGCTGGGGTGGTGGCTAGAAGGATCGTGCCACTGTTCTAAGGATGCAAATTGTACTCCAGTTTTATCTCCTGGAGGAAGGCCCGGATTTCGATGCCACTGTAAACAAGGCTTCCGAGGAGATGGTTACCTTGCGGGCATAGGCTGCCATAAAG ACTGCAACACTTCAAAGTACATCTCTGGCCAATGTGGAGGAAAAATTAGAACTGCTATTTTGATTGGAG GTAGCTTAGCCGGGGCTTCTTTGATTATCAGTTTGGGTCTAGTATGCTGTTTTATCCGAAGGCAATCCAATTCGAATACCAGAAACAGAACGAAACGCTGCCTGTCTCAAGCTAAAGGCATCAGCATTCCCATATATCCGTACAAAGAAATTGAGAGGGCCACAAACGGTTTCTCAGAGAAGCAACGGCTGGGAACTGGGGCCTATGGCACGGTTTATCGAGGGAAGCTCCATGATAATGATTTGTGGGTTGCTataaaaaggataaaacaaAGAGACACTGACGGCATTGAGCAACTGGTGAATGAGATCAAGCTCCTATCATCTGTGAGCCATCCGAATCTAGTCCGCCTCTTGGGTTGCTCAATAGAACATGGTGAACAAATCCTTGTCTACGAATTCATGCCCAATGGAACATTGTGCCAACATTTACAAAGAGAAAGAGGTGATGGACTTGCCTGGTCAATTCGCCTTAACATTGCCACAGAAACTGCACAAGCCATAGCCCATCTCCATTCTGCCATCAATCCTCCAATATACCACAGAGACATTAAGTCAAGCAACATACTCTTGGATTACAACTTTAAATCCAAAGTTGCAGATTTTGGTTTATCCAGGCTTGGTAAGACCGAAACCTCCCAGTCCCACATCTCAACTGCACCACAGGGCACTCCAGGGTACCTTGATCCACAGTATCATCAGAATTTCCAACTCTCAGACAAAAGTGATGTATATAGCTTTGGAGTAGTTCTTGTTGAGATCATAACAGCTATGAAAGTAGTGGACTTTTCCAGGCCTCAAAATGAAGTTAATTTGGCTGGTTTTGCTTCCGATAGGATTGGCAAGGGGCGTTTAGACGAGATTATAGATCCATTTCTGGAGCCTCACAGAGATGCTTGGACCTTTTCTTCTGTTAATAAGGTTGCTGAATTAGCATTCAGATGCCTTGCTTTCCACAGGGACATGAGACCTTCAATGATGGAGGTAGCAGCTGAACTGGAGCAAATCAGGACAACTAGATGGGCATCTTCTGAAGAAATCAATTGCTCAACTTCATTAGAGCCATCTCCTTGCTCTTCTTTTTCCAATATAAGCCAAAGGCCTCTAAGTGAACAAAGCTCACCTTCATCAAATAGTTTGCTAAGTAATGTTGTAATTCAATGA